The following are encoded in a window of Pseudalgibacter alginicilyticus genomic DNA:
- the lysS gene encoding lysine--tRNA ligase: MSQLSEQELVRREKLTKLRELGINPYPANLYPVNHTSKQVKETFQEGKKVVIAGRLMAVRIQGKASFAQLQDAEGKVQVYFNRDEICLGEDKTKYNDVFKKLLDFGDFLGVEGELFTTKVGEKSVRVKDFTLLSKALKPLPLPKEKDGVVYDAFTDAEQRYRQRYADLVVNPQVKNVFVKRTKLFNAMRSFFNEAGYFEVETPVLQPIPGGAAARPFITHHNALDIPLYMRIANELYLKRLIVGGFDGVYEFSKNFRNEGMDRTHNPEFTAMEIYVAYKDYNWMMDFCEQLLEHCAMAVNGTTKVTFGDKEIDFKAPYARVTMADAIKHFTGFDITGKTEAEIRQAAKNLGVEVDDTMGKGKLIDEIFGEKCEGNYIQPTFITDYPKEMSPLCKEHRDNPELTERFELMVCGKEIANAYSELNDPIDQRERFEHQLKLAEKGDDEATEFIDEDFLRALEYGMPPTSGMGIGMDRLIMFLTNNQSIQEVLFFPQMRPEKKVELNDNEKIIFTILKSQKSMLLTDLKTQSGLSNKAWDKGIKGLTKHKLAKVEKTDDDLLVKII, from the coding sequence ATGTCGCAATTATCAGAGCAAGAGCTTGTACGCAGAGAAAAGTTAACAAAATTACGAGAATTGGGAATTAATCCATACCCAGCAAATTTGTACCCTGTAAATCATACTTCAAAACAGGTTAAAGAAACTTTTCAAGAAGGAAAAAAAGTCGTAATTGCCGGTAGATTAATGGCTGTTAGAATTCAAGGAAAAGCTTCTTTTGCTCAACTTCAAGATGCAGAAGGGAAAGTGCAGGTATATTTTAATCGTGATGAAATTTGTTTAGGGGAAGATAAGACTAAATATAACGATGTTTTTAAAAAACTTCTAGATTTTGGTGATTTTTTGGGTGTTGAAGGCGAATTATTTACAACCAAAGTCGGCGAAAAATCAGTTCGTGTTAAAGATTTTACGTTGTTAAGCAAAGCTTTAAAACCATTGCCTTTGCCCAAGGAAAAAGATGGTGTTGTGTATGATGCTTTTACTGATGCCGAACAACGCTACAGACAACGTTATGCAGATTTGGTAGTAAATCCACAGGTGAAAAACGTGTTTGTTAAGCGCACCAAATTGTTTAATGCTATGCGTTCCTTCTTTAATGAGGCTGGATATTTTGAAGTAGAAACACCTGTTTTACAACCTATTCCAGGAGGTGCCGCAGCACGACCATTTATTACACATCATAATGCTTTGGATATTCCACTTTATATGCGAATTGCTAATGAACTGTATTTAAAACGCTTGATTGTTGGTGGCTTTGATGGCGTATATGAGTTTTCTAAAAACTTCAGAAATGAAGGCATGGACAGAACCCATAATCCAGAATTTACAGCTATGGAAATTTATGTAGCTTATAAGGATTATAATTGGATGATGGATTTCTGCGAGCAACTATTAGAACATTGTGCTATGGCAGTAAACGGCACTACAAAAGTTACTTTTGGAGATAAAGAAATAGATTTTAAAGCCCCATATGCACGTGTAACCATGGCAGATGCCATTAAGCATTTTACTGGCTTTGATATTACAGGCAAAACGGAAGCAGAAATAAGACAGGCCGCAAAAAATTTAGGAGTGGAAGTTGATGATACGATGGGAAAAGGAAAACTTATTGATGAGATTTTTGGAGAAAAATGCGAAGGTAATTACATACAACCTACTTTTATTACAGACTATCCTAAAGAAATGAGTCCGTTATGTAAAGAGCACCGTGATAACCCTGAATTAACAGAACGTTTTGAATTGATGGTTTGTGGTAAAGAAATTGCAAACGCTTATAGTGAGTTGAACGACCCAATTGATCAACGTGAACGTTTTGAACATCAGTTGAAACTTGCTGAAAAAGGTGATGATGAAGCTACCGAGTTTATTGACGAAGATTTTTTACGGGCCTTAGAATACGGGATGCCCCCAACATCTGGTATGGGAATTGGTATGGATCGATTAATTATGTTTTTAACCAATAACCAATCTATACAAGAAGTATTATTTTTTCCACAAATGCGTCCTGAGAAAAAGGTAGAATTAAACGATAATGAAAAAATTATTTTTACCATTTTAAAATCACAAAAAAGTATGTTGCTTACAGATTTAAAAACACAATCTGGTTTAAGCAACAAAGCTTGGGATAAGGGGATTAAAGGATTAACTAAACACAAATTGGCTAAAGTTGAAAAAACAGATGATGATTTATTAGTAAAAATCATTTAG
- a CDS encoding YqaE/Pmp3 family membrane protein, producing the protein MSFWRVLLSIICPPLAVIDKGCGSIVIVFLLWLCGWVPGVIAALVILNNPTN; encoded by the coding sequence ATGAGTTTTTGGAGAGTTTTACTATCAATTATTTGTCCACCTTTAGCTGTAATTGATAAAGGCTGTGGTTCCATCGTTATTGTATTTTTATTATGGCTTTGTGGATGGGTGCCAGGAGTTATTGCGGCTTTAGTTATACTTAATAACCCTACGAATTAG